In the Perca flavescens isolate YP-PL-M2 chromosome 20, PFLA_1.0, whole genome shotgun sequence genome, one interval contains:
- the chp1 gene encoding calcineurin B homologous protein 1: MGSRASTLLREEEIEEIKKETGFSHSQITRLYSRFTSLDKGENGTLSREDFQRIPELAINPLGDRIINAFFPEGEDQVNFRGFMRTLAHFRPIEDNEKSKNAAVSEPLNSRTNKLLFAFRLYDLDRDDKISRDELLQVLRMMVGVNISDEQLGSIADRTIQEADTNGDNSISFNEFIKVLEKVDVEQKMSIRFLH, encoded by the exons ATGGGATCCAGAGCGTCCACATTACTCCGAGAAGAGGAAATCGAAGAGATTAAGAAGGAGACTGGCT TCTCCCACAGTCAGATCACCCGCCTGTACAGCCGCTTCACCAGTCTGGATAAAGGAGAAAACGGCACCCTCAG CCGAGAAGATTTCCAGAGAATCCCGGAGTTGGCCATCAATCCGCTGGGAGACAGAATCATCAATGCGTTCTTTCCCGAGGG agaggACCAGGTCAACTTCAGGGGCTTCATGCGGACCTTAGCTCACTTCAGACCAATTGAGGACAATGAAAAGAGCAAGAACGCCGCTGTCAGCGAGCCACTCAACAGCAGGACAAACAAGCTGCTTT TTGCTTTCCGCCTGTATGACCTGGACAGAGATGACAAAATCTCTCGGGATGAGTTGCTGCAG GTCTTACGGATGATGGTTGGTGTAAACATTTCAGATGAACAGCTTGGCAGCATTGCTGACAGGACCATACAGGAGGCTGACACCAATGGAGATAACTCCATTTCCTTCAATGAATTCATCAAG